DNA sequence from the Halichoerus grypus chromosome 8, mHalGry1.hap1.1, whole genome shotgun sequence genome:
AAGCCTGGGAAACCTCTAAAAAGAGACATCTTCCTACAGTGTTTGAGCTTCTGTCTTTTCCTCACAGCCGCCCCAAATTACATGACAGTGTGATCCCTACTTTCCAGGAAGTACATTATCAGCAGAAACCCAAGGCTACttgctgtccctcctccccctccccccaccggaAGTTTatttgatgaaattttaaaaacacttgaaatattttattctgctaAAAAAATTTGTATGACTGACCTGGACTTCTTCTGTTCAAGTTTTCATCCGGCAACAAGGTTGGAAGATCCCTGTCATGTCTTGGGATGCTTTGAAGGATTTTCTTGGCTTTATGGTCCCTCGGTTTTTGCTTATTAATTCTTGCCTCCCTGTGAAgacttttcttctgaaaatgatCAGCTATAATGGATTAGTGTTCTCCCCCCTGAGCTCCTGTCACCAGAATAGGTCACCAGATCAGCCACTCTGCAAGTTGTGTGCTTATGTGTATTCTGGTCCCCTAACCAGaacacagttttctttttcctattagaAGGTACAGAAACTTTCTCTAGGCACAGGCTTGTTAGGAGAGAGGAGAGTATGCCCACAGTCTCAAAAAGGCATGGCTTGATTTAAGAGGAGGACCTTTGTAAAAACATTTGTTGGTAGGCCACCGATATACTTGGGATTGCAGAAGATGGTGACTTTAGGCTTAAATTCCAGAGTGAGGAATGGAATATGACAATTACAGGAGACATGACTGTAAAGGGGTTTGTTACAAGAGATGGTTCTTGTAGGATAATCCCATGGTGTGCATTATGGAGGATGCCTAGGTATCAAAATAAAGACCCACTCACCCCCCTCTATTCTCCTAAACCAAGACAAGTGACCTAACCTCATTTTCCTGCTGGAGCCAGAATGTCATGGGAGCAAtttgtgaagaggaaaaaaaaaaaggaaagcaagaacaGAGAGACTTGGGACACAGATACATCCTTAtgattgaaaacaaagaaaaggctCAACAGGGTCAGTGGCAGAAGGGATCTTGCTGATGTTTCCCAATTCCAGTAGTTGAGGCTTCGGTGCCAACGACCAAATTTAAAATGCTAAGTAAAGCCTGGGGACAGATGCTAAACCATTCAAGTGCGAGGGCAGTGATGATGTGGAGTAAACGTGGTAGATATGAcactcctcttctctcttctcataCTTACCTCTTGTCTGTTACGGTTCATTTCCAGCATTCGCATCTTATGTAAATATTGTCTTTTCCCGGGAGTATACCCTGAAGTTTGCATCTTCTTTTCCAGTTCCAGCTGTGAAAGATGACACACTCGTTAGAATGGGGTAATTTGTTACTGACTCTGCAATCCacaacttgccttttttttttttggaacagagTGAGATCTTAATCAGCCATCAGTTATAATCCATCGAGATCTCTTGTGATGTCAAAGGTGGATCGTTGTAGCTCCCCACTGAGTCCTTTGTGTAGCTCTCTCTGAATGGAGCTTTGCTGTGCATAGAACATAGTTTCTAAGGCTCCTGTAGAGTTTTGCACACCTTAAATGGAACTATGTTTCCACATCTCATTTTGATGAACTATCGCTTACCCTGTCAATAGATGCTTATCACTATCTCCCCAGAAATGTGTTCTGGTTGGGTAAGACTggcctctttcttcctgcctcttctgCCACTGTCTGGCCATGACATTGGAGGGGAGCCACTGAGTGGTTAAATGGAGCCCATTTCTATAGGCTGTACTCCCATATGCCAATATAAGCCCTGGTATATTAGGAAGTTGATTATTTGTGACTTTGGTGATCTCCCCTGGTGCATCATAAACCCCAGGGGGACAGTGCAGACAGTTATTAAGGGCAACCAGGGGTGAAAACATCCTTGTTCGCCCCTTGCTGTGGCCAGGAGAGGGAAGGGTACGGCAGCCAGATGCGCTCAGTGATACCTTTTTGCCGCCCTGTGGACAGGGACCGTGTTGGCTGCTGCGAGCCTCCTGAGGGGACCATCTCTACAGTTCTGCCAACATCGCACACCTGGCCTTGACCTCTTCTACCAAATCAGCCAGGTGTGCAGCCGAGCTGGCTCCAAAATGAAGCAGGAGTGGAAAGTGCTGAAAGTTTACTACCTCCCAGTTTTCATGTCTACACAAGGGGCATTTTCTCAGCAGAagctgacaaatgaataaaaggaaaaagctcTTCAGAAGACCTTTCCCAAGGGTTCCTTTTTGGGGAGGTGATGGTAAGTAAGTCAGGAACACCTCGTAGAAATGATTTCTCCTGAAAACTGAGACTGAGGAGAAAGGTTTAACCTGaggagaagaataaaaagaaagaattatgccagatttttcataaatttgaGCACTTCTAGAATTACCAATGTCCTAGTAAAATTCCTCTCTCTTATCTGCATCTCCCTGTTTTCACCAGGAAGTGGAGAAGGGCCCAGAGTTTACCTCAGAGACGAGAGTCTTTGCCAGCTGGAGGCAGGCCCAGGAGAGAATGGATAGCTCTGGAAGGTCCTAACGCTGAGTGACTTCATAGTCACATTTGTCTTTGAGGTCTTCTGTGCAAGGAGTATATGAAAaggagagcccccccccccccccccccccccgccgcccactGCCGTTACCCACCCCCTCCAGTGAGTGCTGCAGTTCACCTTTGCTTTGTGAGTCGTTCTGGCTTCTTGCTGGCTCAGGAGCATTTCAGAAGTAATTACTTGTGGCAGGTCAATGGGTTCAAGCTTCTAGAAGTCCAACATTTAGAGCATTCAGCATTCCTCATGCCATGAGATGATGAAACATAAAAGCCAGACATTAAACTATCTTAATACTTTGCAAAAGCAGCACTTATTCCTGAGAGCACATAGGGAACGCGATTTCAACAGGACTGCGGTCGTATCTGTGCAAAAGACTTTTCAACTCATCTGGGTTCTTTATTGTTCTATTGCACCGCTGCCAGGGACTTATTGATCTAAATATTGGTCAGAGAGTCAAAACACTAAGAATCCTTTTCTGTCTGCATCGACGGACCAAGTCCAAAGTTATCAGACAACAAGGGGCTTAGAGTATTCGAGATGAAAGAGGCACCAggaatttgttttattcattccttAACCACCCAGTGGACTCTTCCAGTCCTTAGGGAAGTGACCTGTATTAAACTCTCCAGAGAAGCTCCCTCAGCCTCCTCCATAATAATCACTGGCACCCAGGTGGagcatttaaaatgaaagtgCAGTGGGCTTACAAATCTTagatgtggtttttttgttttgttttgttttgtttgccttttttttttttttctagcaggGGCTTATCTTTATGGGGGAGATCATGTTAGAGTTTCAAAGGGTCATTAAGACTAGGAAGCCAATGATGAACCAGTGGATCTGCCTTTAACCCTACTTGCCTCGGATGACTTAATGCTCTGGAAGTGGTTGAGCAGGCCTGGGAGACAAACGTGGGTCTCTCTACACTGACGTGCGGGCAGGGACCTTGGAGGGCTGTAGAATTTATCTGTTCACTCAGTGAGTACATACTGGACAACTAGTGCGTGCCAGGCATGAGAGTGCAGTGGTCAACAAACATGGTCCCTATGGAGCTTATAATTGGTGGGGGAACAAATACATTTTGCTTGTATGATTATTCATTAATAATTACCAACTGTGATCAGTGCTTTAAAGAAGTCTACAGGGCAGGACGGTGACAGTATATAACCAGAGAACTCCACCTTGGGAATGGAGGGTGTTATGaattgaattgtgccccccccaccccaattcatatgttgaggtctTAACCCCCATAATCataatctcagaatgtgaccttatttggaaatagggtccttgcagatgtaattagttaaagatgaggtcatactggcgCAGGGTGACTCTTAATCCAGTATGTCTGGTGTTCTcattaaaaaagggaaatttgtaTGCACACAGGGAcaacaccatgtgaagatgaaggcag
Encoded proteins:
- the CCDC198 gene encoding factor associated with metabolism and energy isoform X2, with the protein product MNLKGFIRNFLDFMKLEPIDLPQVITSEMLLSQQEARTTHKAKLELEKKMQTSGYTPGKRQYLHKMRMLEMNRNRQEKKSLHREARINKQKPRDHKAKKILQSIPRHDRDLPTLLPDENLNRRSPGNSQNEDLGEHQARNDCCPWKIGKMETWLREQEARGQLLWDSSSSDSEELRKSEKKPQALVRTRTERIPLFDEFFDRE